The Solanum lycopersicum chromosome 2, SLM_r2.1 DNA window TGAGAAGGTCCTGTATGTAGGGAGATGGGACCTTTAAGGCTTTGACTACTAAGCTAGGGTTGGTAACTCCATTTCAATGATAAAACGGGAATCTTGCTTATGTTATACAGTTCCAATAGGGCAGGATTAGtctgaaaattttcatattataactACAGTGCTGCTCTGTCAATGTTGGATAACTCAAACACATTTCTTCTTAATTCCGTTACAACATAGCAAGTATCATTCTTTATGCAGATAAAGGAAGAGAATTTGCTAGGGGAAGTGTACACAATATCAGACAAACTGAAGATGGAGAAAGACAAGAGGGACCGATCACTATCTGAGTTTGAAGGAACTTCAGACGTTGAAAATGTTAAGGATCTTATTAAAGGTAGTTATGGAACCACTGAGGGTGAAAATTTTTATGCATCACCCTTAGTTTCCAAGGCTGTTGAAGAAAATGGTAGTTCAGTGGAAGCCCCTGTATCAGTCAATACACCAAACAAATCAGATGAACAGATGTCCGGGAGTTCATTCCATCAGGAGGAAAAAGCAGAAGAGAAAAGAGTAGAAATCGTTTCTGCGGGAATACAGAATCCAAGTGAAGAGAGTGAAACATCTTGTGAAATGAACAATGTTGAGAAGAACACATCTATCCCCTTGACCGTCCGAGGAGATGTTAGCTCTGAAAAATATAAAACGGAGGGGGCAGACGCTGAAGCAATCAAATCACCTGGTGACGCTAACGATGAGAAAGTAGTCAAAGATGAGAATGACTACAATGGCGAtagaaatattttcatatcCCCCAATTCAGAGTGCCAAAGAGGAGAGGACGAGAAAAAAGAGACAGGAGATGGAGAGGGTGCTAGGAATGTGCTTTTTAACTCATTTGTTGATGTTGTAGAAGAAACCAGGTCAGATTATGCTGAATCAGATACGAGTGGGAAACATGGGGACAACTCAATCGAGAAGGTAAACCAAGATGTTGCTGACCATCCAGAAGTAGAGCAAAAAACTGAAGAActagaaattgaagaaaaaccAATTATTGAAGAGAAAACTAAAGAACCAATAGTTACGGAGAAACATGCAGGATCAGCGGTTGAAGAAAAACCTGAAGAACCAGCAGTTGAAGTAAAAACTGAAGAACCAGTTGTGCAAGAGAAACCTGAAGAAACAGAGGTTCAGGAGAAATTTGAAAGAACAATGGTTGAAGAGAAGCCCGAAGAACTAGTGGTTGAAGAAACACCAAAAGAACCAACACGGGAAAAAACATCCAAGgagttagagtttgaagaaaaaCCTGAGAAGGTAACTTTCTTGGAAAAGGTGAAGGACCAAGCACTGGCACAAAGTTTATCAATTGTATTAGTTATGTATGTGTAACAGTTCATATTTGCTTATCTACTGAAAGACTAACTGAAACTTCAAATTCTTTCTTGCAGAAAATCCAAGTTGTAGACTTGAACGACAAAAGTGAGAATGAACTTCCATGCAATACCAACAATGATGCTGCTAACTTTGCAGAATTTGAGGAACCAGCAGTTGAAGAAAAACCTGAAGAAGTACAGAAACCTGATTTACCCATGGTTAGGGAGAAATATGAAGAACCAATGGTTGAGGAAAAATCTGAAGAATCATTTGAGGAGAAAACTCAAAAACCAGAGGCTGGAGAGAAACCTGAAGAACCAACAGCTAAAGAAATACCTGAATATCTAGCAGAGGAGGAAATGCCTGAAGAGCTAGCCCTTGAAGAGAAACCTAGAGAACCAAAAGTTGAAGAGACGCTTGAAGTACTAGATGTTGAAGAGAAATCTGAAAAAAAAGCAATTATACAGGAGAAACCTGAAACGGAAGCTCTTCAGGAGAATGTGAGGATTAAACACTTTCACAAAATTTATCATCGTATTAGCTTTATATGCGTAACAAATTTACATCTGTTTTATCCGTTGAAAGACTAAATGAaacttcaattattatttttttgcagAATTCACCAATTGAACAGTCAAAGAACAAGACAGACAATGCAATTCAATGCAATACTGACAATGCTATTGCCGATCATGAATCAGTTGAGGAAAAAACTGAAGAAACAGTAGTTGAAAATAAACATGAAGAATTAACAATTGAAGAGAAATCTAAAGAGGCAGTGGTTATGAAAAAACCTGAACTGGTAGTTGAAGAGAAATCTGAAAAACCAGTAGCAGGAGAGGAACTTGAAGAACCATCGATTGAGGAGACACTAGAAGAACCAGCAGTTGAAGATAAACCTGAAAAACCAGTAACTGAAGAAGCACCTGAAGAACGAACACAGGAAGAAACACCAAATGAACAAGCATTTGAAGAGAAACATGAAAACCCAGTAACTGAAGAAGCACCTGAAGAACCAACACAGGAAGAATCACAGAAGGACCTAGCATTTGAGGAGAAACCAGCAGTTGAAGATGAGAAACCCAAAAAAGTATCTCTTTTGGAGAAGGTGAGGGTCAAGTATTATCAAGAAAATTATCCATCCTATTAATTATGTATGTCCAACAATTCATGTCTCGTTATCTCTTGAAAGACTAAGagaaacttcaatttcttcTTGCAGAAAATGCTAGTTGTAGACACTAAGGACAACACTGATAGTGATATTCCATCCAATACCAACAACGATGCTGCTTACTATCCAGAATCTGCGAAAAAAACCGGAGAACCAGCAGTTGAAGAAATACCTGAAACCCCAGTTTTTGAAGAGAAACGTGATGTATCAGAGACTAAAGAGAAACCTGAAGAACCAACGGTTGAGGAGAAACCTGAACCAACGGCTGAAGAGAAACCTAAGGAACCGACAGCGAAAGAAACACCTGAAGAGCTAGCAGGGAAGGAAACACATGAAGAACTAGCATTTGAAGAGAAACCTGAAGAACCAACTGTTGAAGACATACCTGAAAAACCAGCAGTAATGGAGGAGGAGAAACTTTTAACAGAAGGGCTTCTGGAGAAGGTGAAGATTAAACACTACCACAAAGTCTATCCATCATATTAGCTTTATATGTGCAATAAATTTACATCTGTTCATCTGTCAAAAGACTAAGtgaaacttcattttttttttgcagaatttGCCAATTGTAGACTCAAAGGACAAGATAGACGATGCAAATCCATGCAATACCACCAACAATGATATTGCTAACTATGCATCAGTTGAGGAAAAACCTGACGAACCAGTAATTGGAAAAACACATGAAGAATTAGCAATTGAAGATAAATCTGAAGAATCAGTTGTTTCGGAGAAGCTTGAAGAACTAATGGTTGCTGAACAACCGACAGTTGAAGAGAAACCTCAAAAACCAGCAGTTGGGGAGAAACATGAAGAACCAGCCGTTGAAGAGGAGAAACCTGAAAAAGTATGGGTCATGCACTATCACAAAGTTTATCCATTTTGTTAGTTATGTATGTACTGTGATTCACATCTGCTTCTATATTGGAAGGCAAAGTAAAACATTAAATTCATTTTGCAGAATATGCTAATTGTAGACTTGAACAACAAAACTGGTAGTGAAATTCCATGCAATGCCGGTAATGATGTTGCACACTTTTCAGACACCGAGGAAAATCCTGAAGAATCGGCATTTCAAGAAAAAACTGAAGAATCAGTCATTGAACAGCAACCTGATGTACCAGCAGTTAAGGAGAAACCTGAAGAACCAACACTTGAGGAGAAAACTGAAGTACTAGTTGAGGAGAAACCTCAAGAACCGGCGTCTAAAGAGAGACCTGAAGAAGCGGCAGCTAAAGAAACAGCTGAAGAGCTAGCAAAGGAGGAAGCACCTGAAGAACTAGCACTTGAAGAGAAACCTGAAGAATCAACAGTTGAAGAGACACCTGAAGAACTAGTTCTGGAAGAGAAAGATGAAAAAACAGCTATTAAAGAGAAGGAGCTTGTTAGAAAAGCTCTTCAGGAGAAGGTGAGGATTGAATACTGTCACAAAGTTAATCCACCATATAAGCTTTATATGTGCaacaaattaatatatgtttatCTATTTAAAGACAAAATGGAACTTTAAATTTTCTTGCAGAAATTGTCGATTGTAAACGCAGAGGATAATATAGACAATGCAATTCCATGCAATACCAACAATGACATTGCTGACTATGCATTAGTTgaggaaaaaattgaagaacCAGTAGTTGAAGAGAAATCTGAAGAATCAAGGATTTTGGAGAAATCAGAAGAACCTGCGGTTGAGAAAATTCCTGAACAGCCGACAATTGAAGAGAAACCTGAAAACCCAACAGTTGGAGGAGAAAAGCTTGAAGAACCATTGGTTGGAGAGACGACCGAAGAACCGACAATTGAGGAGAAACCTGAAAAAACAGCAACTGAAGAAACACCTAAGGAACCATCATTTGAAGAGAAACATGACGAACCAACCGTTGAAGAGGAGAAACCTGAAAAGGTAACTCTTTTGGAAAAGGTAAGGGTCAAGTACAATAACAAAGTTAGTACATTTTGTTAGTGATGCATGAACTGTAATTCACATGCTCTTTTTTTGAAAGGCTAAGTGaaacattaaatactatttGCAGGATATGCTAATTGTAGACTCGAAGACCAAAACTTGCAGTGAAATTCCATCCAACACCAATAATGATGTTGCTCACTCTCCAGACATCGAGAAAAACCCTGAAAAATTGgcagttgaaataaaaaatgaagaaccaGTCATTGAAGAGAAACCTGATGTACCAGCAGTTGAGGAGAAACCTGAAGAATCAAAATTTGAGGAGAAATCTGAAGTACCAGCTGAGGAGAAACCTCAAGAACCGGCGGCTGAAGAGAAACCTGAAAAAACAGTAGCTATAGGAACAGCTGAAGAACTAGCACTTGAAGGGAAACCTGAAGAACTAACGGTTGAAGATACATCTGAAGAGCTACTTGTCGAAGAGAAAGATGAAAAACCAGCAATTAAAGAGGAGGAACCTGAAACGGAAGCTCTTCAGGAGAAGGTGACAATTAACACTGTCACAAAGTTTATTCAGCATATTAACATTATAAGTGCAACGAATGTACATATGTTTTATCTATTAAAAGACTAAATGGAACTTCAAATTTTCTTGCAGAATTTGCCAATTGTAAACTCAAAGAACACAACAGACAATGCATATCCATACAATACCAACAATGACATTGCTGACTATGCATCAGTTGAGGAAAAAACTGAAGAGGCAGAAGTTGAAGAGATATCTGAAGAATCATCTATTGAAGAGAAATCTGAAGAATCAAGGGTTTTGGAGAAACCAGAAGAACCATCGGTTGAGAAAATACCTGAAAAACCGACAATCGAAGAGAAACCTGAAACATCAACCGTGGGAGAAAAGTTTGAAGAACCATCAGTTGAGGAGACGATCAAAGAACCAAAAATTGAGGAGAAACCTGAAAAACAAGTAACTGAAGAAACACCCAAGGAACTAGCGTTAGAAGAGATACATAAAGAACCAGCAATGAAAGAGGAGAAACCTGAAAAGGTAACTCTTTTGGAAAAGGTAAGGGTCAAGTACTATCACAAAGTTAATCCATTTTGTTAGTTATGCATGTACAGTGATTCACATGCTCTTCTTTTGAAAGGCTAAGTGAAACAATAAATTCTTTTTGCAGAATATGCTAATTGTGGACTCAAACACCAAAACTGGCAGTGAAATTCCATGCAATACCAATAATGATGATGCTCACTCCCCAGACATTGAGGAAAATCCTGAAGAATCGgcagttgaaataaaaaatgaagaactaGTCATTGAAGAGAAACCTGATGTACCAGCAGTTGAGGAGAAACCTCAAGAACCAACATTTGAGGAGAAATCTGAAGTACCAGCTGAGGAGAAACCTCAAGAACCTGCGACTGAAGAAAAACCTCAGGAACCGGCAGCTATAGAAACACCTGAACTAGCACTTGAAGAGAAACCTGAAGAACCAACGGTTGAAGATACATCTGAAGAGCTAGTTGTTGAAGAGAAAGATGAAAAGCCAGCAATTGAAGAGGAGGAACCTGAAATGGAAGCTCTTAAGGAGAAGGTGGGAATTAACACTCACAAAGTTTATTCAGCATACTAGCTTTATATGCGCACGAATTTACATATGTTTATCTATTGAAAGACTAAATGAAACTTCAAATATTCTTGCAGAATTTTCCAATTGTAAACTCAAAGAACACAATAGACAATGCAATTCCATGCAATACAAACAATGACATTGCTGACTTCACATCAGTTGAGGAAAAAACTGAAGAACCAATAGTTGAAGAGATATCTGAAGAATCGGCAATTGAAGAAAAATCTGAAGAATCAAGGGTTTCGGGGAAACCAGAAGAACCAGCGGTTGAGAAAATACCTGAACAACCGACAGTTGAAAAGAAACCTGAAAAACCAACCGTGGGAGAAGAGTTTGAATTACCATCAGTTGAGGAGACAATCGAAGAACCAAAAATCGAGGAGAAACCTGAAAAACAAGTAATTGAAGAAACACCCAAGGAACTAGCAGTTGAAGAGATGCATGAAGAAACAGCCGTGGAAGAGGAGAAACCTGAAAAGGTAACTCTTTCGGAAAAGGTAAGGGTCAAGCACTATCACAAAGTTAATCCATTTTGTTAGTTAGTATGTACTATGACTCACATCTGCGTCTTTATTGAAAGACTAAGTGAAACAATAAATTCTTTTTGCAGAATATGCTAATTGTAGACTCAACTGAAAAAACCGGCAGTGAAATCCCATGCAATACCAATAATGATGTTGAATACTCTCCAGACAGTGAGGAAAATCCTGAAGAATCGGCAGTTGAAGAAAAAACTGAAGAACCACTCATTGAAGAGAAACCTGATGTACCAGCTATTAAGGAGAAACCCAAAGAACCAACATTTGAGGAGAAATCTGAAGTACCAGTTGAGGAGAAACCTGAAGAACTAGAGATGACAGAGAAACCTGAAGAACCAGCGGCTATAGAAACACCTGAAGAGCTTGCAGGGCAGGAAATACCTGAAGAACTAGACCTTGAAGAGAAACCTGAAGAACCAACAGTTGAAGACACATCTGAAGAACTAGTTGTTGAAAAGAAAGATGAGAAACCAgcaattgaagaagaagaacctgAAACGGAAGCTCTTCAGGAGAAGGTGACAATTAAACACTGTCACAAATTATCCATCATATTAGCTTTATATGTGCAATGAATTTACATATGTTTAACTGTTGAAAGactaaataaaacttaaatttttcttgCATAATTTGTCAATTGTAAACTCAAAGGACAAGACAGACGATGCAATTCCATGCAATACCAACAACGACATTGCTGACTATGCATCAGCTGAGGAAAAAATTGAAGAGCCAGTAGTTGAAAATAAACATGAAGAACAAGCAATTGAAGAGAAATCAGAAGAAACAGCAATTCCGGAGAAGCCAGAAGAACCAGTGAATGAGAAAAAACCTGACTCTCTGGCAATTGAAGAGAAACCTAAAGAAACAACAGCGGAAAAGAAGCTTAAAGAACCATTGGTTGAGGAGATTGAGGAGAAACCTGCAAAACCAATAACTGAAGAAGCACCTGAAGAACCAAAATGGGAAGAAACACCTGACGGTCTATTATTTGAAGAGAGACCAGCACTTGAAGAGGAGACATCCAAAAAGGTAGCTCTTTTGGAAAAGGTGAGGGTCAAGCACTGTCACAAAGTTTATACATCTTATTAGTTATGTATGTACAATGATGCACATCTGCTTCTTCATTGATAGACTAAGTGAAACATTAAATTCTTTCGTAGAATTTGTTAGTTGTAGACTCAAACGACAAAACTGgcagtggaactccatgcaatacCAATAATGATGTTGCTCACCCTCCACAAGTTGAGGAAAATACTGAAGACTCAGTAGTTGAAGAAAAAACTGAAGAACCAGCTATTGAAGAGAAACTTGATGTACCAGTGGTTAAGGAGAAACCTGAAGAACCAGTGGTTGAGGAGGAACCTCAAGAACCAGCGGCTAAAGAAGCACCTGAAGAGCTAGAAGGGGAGGAAATACCTGAAGAATTAGCACTTGAAGAGAAAACTGAAGAACCAACGGTTGAAAAGACACCTAAAGAAATAATTGTTGAAGAGGAGAAACCTGAAACAGAAGCTCTTCTAGAGAAGGTTAGGATTAAGCATTGTCACAAAGTCTATTCATCAAATTAGCTGTATACGTGCAACGAATTTACAACGAATTTACATATGTTTATCTATTTAAATACTAAGTAGGACTCTAAATTTCTTGCAGAATTTGCCAATGGAAGACCCAAAGGACAAGATAGATAATGCAATTCCTTGCAATACCAACAATGATATTGCTGACTATGAATCCGTCGAGGAAAAACCTCAAGAACTAGTAGTTGAAAAAGAACATGATGAAACAATGATTGAAGAAGAATCTGAAGTATTGGCTGTTATGGAGAAGCCTGAAGAACCAGCGGTTGAGAAAAACCTTGAAGAACTGGCAGTTGAAGAAGAATGTGAAAAACCAACTGTGGAGGTGAAATTTGAAGAACCATCGGCTGAGGAGAAACTACAAGAACCAATGGTTGAAGTGAAACCTGAAAAGACAATAACTGAAGAGACACCCAAAGAATCAGCACGGGAAGAAACACCTAATGAACTAGCATGTGAAGAAAAAGCTGAAGAACCAGCAGTTGAAGAGGTGAAACCTGAAGAACCAACAGGTGAAGAAGAAAAACCTGAAAAGGTAACTCTTTTGGATATGGCAAGGATCAAGCACTGTCATAAAGTTCATCTGTCCTATTAGTTGTGTATGTACAACAATTTACATCTGCTCATCTATAAAAGACTAAGTGAAACTTCCAATTCTTATTACAGAATTTGCTAGTTGCAGACTCGAAGGAAAAAACTGACAGTAAAATTCCCTGCAATTCTAGCAATGATGCTGCTCAGTTTTTAGAAGATGATAA harbors:
- the LOC101259599 gene encoding uncharacterized protein isoform X6; this translates as MEYDAEIPEIKSIKEENLLGEVYTISDKLKMEKDKRDRSLSEFEGTSDVENVKDLIKGSYGTTEGENFYASPLVSKAVEENGSSVEAPVSVNTPNKSDEQMSGSSFHQEEKAEEKRVEIVSAGIQNPSEESETSCEMNNVEKNTSIPLTVRGDVSSEKYKTEGADAEAIKSPGDANDEKVVKDENDYNGDRNIFISPNSECQRGEDEKKETGDGEGARNVLFNSFVDVVEETRSDYAESDTSGKHGDNSIEKVNQDVADHPEVEQKTEELEIEEKPIIEEKTKEPIVTEKHAGSAVEEKPEEPAVEVKTEEPVVQEKPEETEVQEKFERTMVEEKPEELVVEETPKEPTREKTSKELEFEEKPEKVTFLEKKIQVVDLNDKSENELPCNTNNDAANFAEFEEPAVEEKPEEVQKPDLPMVREKYEEPMVEEKSEESFEEKTQKPEAGEKPEEPTAKEIPEYLAEEEMPEELALEEKPREPKVEETLEVLDVEEKSEKKAIIQEKPETEALQENNSPIEQSKNKTDNAIQCNTDNAIADHESVEEKTEETVVENKHEELTIEEKSKEAVVMKKPELVVEEKSEKPVAGEELEEPSIEETLEEPAVEDKPEKPVTEEAPEERTQEETPNEQAFEEKHENPVTEEAPEEPTQEESQKDLAFEEKPAVEDEKPKKVSLLEKKMLVVDTKDNTDSDIPSNTNNDAAYYPESAKKTGEPAVEEIPETPVFEEKRDVSETKEKPEEPTVEEKPEPTAEEKPKEPTAKETPEELAGKETHEELAFEEKPEEPTVEDIPEKPAVMEEEKLLTEGLLEKNLPIVDSKDKIDDANPCNTTNNDIANYASVEEKPDEPVIGKTHEELAIEDKSEESVVSEKLEELMVAEQPTVEEKPQKPAVGEKHEEPAVEEEKPEKNMLIVDLNNKTGSEIPCNAGNDVAHFSDTEENPEESAFQEKTEESVIEQQPDVPAVKEKPEEPTLEEKTEVLVEEKPQEPASKERPEEAAAKETAEELAKEEAPEELALEEKPEESTVEETPEELVLEEKDEKTAIKEKELVRKALQEKKLSIVNAEDNIDNAIPCNTNNDIADYALVEEKIEEPVVEEKSEESRILEKSEEPAVEKIPEQPTIEEKPENPTVGGEKLEEPLVGETTEEPTIEEKPEKTATEETPKEPSFEEKHDEPTVEEEKPEKVTLLEKDMLIVDSKTKTCSEIPSNTNNDVAHSPDIEKNPEKLAVEIKNEEPVIEEKPDVPAVEEKPEESKFEEKSEVPAEEKPQEPAAEEKPEKTVAIGTAEELALEGKPEELTVEDTSEELLVEEKDEKPAIKEEEPETEALQEKNLPIVNSKNTTDNAYPYNTNNDIADYASVEEKTEEAEVEEISEESSIEEKSEESRVLEKPEEPSVEKIPEKPTIEEKPETSTVGEKFEEPSVEETIKEPKIEEKPEKQVTEETPKELALEEIHKEPAMKEEKPEKVTLLEKNMLIVDSNTKTGSEIPCNTNNDDAHSPDIEENPEESAVEIKNEELVIEEKPDVPAVEEKPQEPTFEEKSEVPAEEKPQEPATEEKPQEPAAIETPELALEEKPEEPTVEDTSEELVVEEKDEKPAIEEEEPEMEALKEKNFPIVNSKNTIDNAIPCNTNNDIADFTSVEEKTEEPIVEEISEESAIEEKSEESRVSGKPEEPAVEKIPEQPTVEKKPEKPTVGEEFELPSVEETIEEPKIEEKPEKQVIEETPKELAVEEMHEETAVEEEKPEKVTLSEKNMLIVDSTEKTGSEIPCNTNNDVEYSPDSEENPEESAVEEKTEEPLIEEKPDVPAIKEKPKEPTFEEKSEVPVEEKPEELEMTEKPEEPAAIETPEELAGQEIPEELDLEEKPEEPTVEDTSEELVVEKKDEKPAIEEEEPETEALQEKDKTDDAIPCNTNNDIADYASAEEKIEEPVVENKHEEQAIEEKSEETAIPEKPEEPVNEKKPDSLAIEEKPKETTAEKKLKEPLVEEIEEKPAKPITEEAPEEPKWEETPDGLLFEERPALEEETSKKVALLEKNLLVVDSNDKTGSGTPCNTNNDVAHPPQVEENTEDSVVEEKTEEPAIEEKLDVPVVKEKPEEPVVEEEPQEPAAKEAPEELEGEEIPEELALEEKTEEPTVEKTPKEIIVEEEKPETEALLEKNLPMEDPKDKIDNAIPCNTNNDIADYESVEEKPQELVVEKEHDETMIEEESEVLAVMEKPEEPAVEKNLEELAVEEECEKPTVEVKFEEPSAEEKLQEPMVEVKPEKTITEETPKESAREETPNELACEEKAEEPAVEEVKPEEPTGEEEKPEKNLLVADSKEKTDSKIPCNSSNDAAQFLEDDKNPEKPAAVKKLVIEEKLDIPAIMEKPEEPTIEEKSEEPVEEKPKEPTVEEKLEEPTTKETHEELAGEEAPEELPLEQKPEEPIVGETSEEIAFEEKHDKPAIEEEKPEMETFLEKNMPIIDSKDKNDSEILGNSNNDVAYYPTVEDKAEVQVVKEKHEKQVIEEKCEEPAVDEKTDEPAVTEKPEEPPAVEKETEEQVLEEKLEEPTVEKSEEPVVEETPEDLAVEKNLEKLVTEEKPEKVTLLEENMSAIDSNGKTDTETACDNNIDVADYPAVEEKTEEPMVEEKHEEPIVEDKAEEPVTNEKLQKLAIAETLEEQARAETPEDLTIEEKPNKPAVDEIPGELAIEQKSEKQVVETVTLLEKNMPDMDSSRSTDKINGEILCNDNSDVSDYPAVEEKHEEIVIGEKYEDLAPKDKLKEPVVSEKVEELMVEETPEKLVVEEKLDETAAGEETVDKPAPEETPDKQVAEEKHEEVAVEEKLEKAAAEKNKHVVDSNDKTGNEISCNTNNDIAEIEDETENSAVEEKLKESTVEEKPEELAIEEKLEEPETPDKPAVEGTPEKLVDEKPQEISCNNNEVEETPEDSAVEEKPVESTVEQKPEEPVVGEKLEESKVEEKPKEPAVEEKSDKPVIEGTLEEPAAKETPEQPMIEQTPQEPEVQEKPKEPTAQEKLEEPAIDEKLEEPTVEEKPEEPAVREKSKQPAVDEKLEEPAAIGENPEELAVEGKPEEPAVEVTPKPKIEEKPQESVIEEQSQEPEVKETPEEPVVKETHEELAVEKKPEELATEEQVVDQKLEEPTVEVKPEEATVQEPAVDEKHEEPSVEEKPEESAVEKFEEPTIKEKPEEPEDPAVKEIPEELAVKEKLEEPIIEEKPKEPPIDEEPKKQNREETQAATERIDESQTHIIEKEEGLIGKQAERFVKETAQPCKEVETEIKELKDIDAGDESNNNALQKEEMTLDELPTSVKQEMAANNYEEGKVVSEIPNQENVRQANLTTEEANDARGAENVTELSSEEMRVEDCTNKVESSDFGLQNHHKYTDADKLELQNREIDISYILDTPIEKETNGRNSEKISESTEELIHQTFEISEENKAAVVTGTNMLQSCAGPQEQLKHQLAELGEEKQAGGIADTNTEKPYIAPVQEIINKSETEDISSADCLEEENSLRTNQEKLKEGENSEVKTDENIDRGDEFQSIMMLKGVEKDDHKQHIKHNTCAVMDTEEQNEDSPAGEQTSKKLEGLEKVDIDDNNNINHQRTETNLSEEATESKSECVAMEIKTPIKEEEQEEDLRETTGEDSSNNTTQVQKEEETTMSEPERKSLEPFGSERKTAAGFGEMITCNETKVTEHFTSLKSVTVSEKEMDDMVSNESNTTKQIQEQAAYPLLTLEREETIPTSSTDANGTPKDSITPHVELGAEAKNIQYMQEKCKISETEQHQENYENKKEVECDSKEVPEESISRETQAKATLSDLVHVSTKEASKIEEDFAEEREGSDREEEGIQKTRDESSSEDPVIVEISKDADIKVPPKKHQNILSGVGSKVKHSIAKVKKAITGKSSQTKPSSPK